Proteins encoded together in one Oceanobacillus iheyensis HTE831 window:
- a CDS encoding M20 family metallopeptidase: MMKEFVEDYLRKHQAYFTKVSEYVFNHPETRFEEYESSSYLANECEKQGFTVTRNVAGIDTAFVATYGSGKPVIGFLGEFDALSGLSQQAGETQYQPLENDVGHGCGHNLLGTGSFAAACAVKCYLEEHQLPGTVTFFGCPGEEGGSGKTFMVREGVFDEVDIALTWHPSPSNSIMNRPTLANYQVLFKFKGTAAHAANSPHLGRSALDAVELMNVGVNYLREHVVDDARIHYAVTNTGGISPNVVQSHAEVLYLVRAAKVEQAENIYQRVHRIAQGAALMTDTKLTVEFDKACSNYIPNRNLEEIMHNYLRDIKIEPLTEEEEVFAKAISDTLTDEERDFTVDLMKGFGYEGDGSELEGKYVSDSVSDYHATEELLHGSTDVADVSWVVPTAQLTTATSVLGTPLHTWQMTTQGLSSIANKGMLRAASTMALTGLDMLIHEERFQKVQKEFTAFKEKNPYTCPIPTDVKPSTLSGKAI; encoded by the coding sequence ATGATGAAGGAGTTTGTTGAAGATTATTTAAGAAAACATCAAGCGTATTTTACAAAGGTCTCAGAATATGTCTTTAATCACCCGGAAACTCGATTTGAAGAATATGAATCGTCTTCTTATTTAGCTAATGAATGTGAAAAGCAAGGATTTACCGTCACTAGAAATGTCGCGGGTATTGATACTGCATTTGTCGCTACTTACGGATCTGGAAAACCGGTAATTGGATTCTTAGGAGAATTTGATGCGCTATCTGGATTAAGCCAACAGGCGGGAGAGACGCAGTACCAACCTTTAGAGAATGATGTTGGTCATGGATGCGGTCATAACTTATTAGGTACAGGCTCTTTTGCTGCTGCCTGTGCAGTGAAGTGTTATTTAGAAGAACATCAATTACCTGGTACAGTTACATTCTTTGGTTGTCCCGGAGAGGAAGGCGGTTCTGGTAAAACGTTTATGGTGCGAGAAGGTGTGTTTGATGAGGTGGATATTGCTCTGACTTGGCACCCGTCTCCATCGAATTCCATCATGAATCGCCCGACACTGGCAAACTATCAAGTGTTATTTAAGTTTAAAGGTACCGCAGCACATGCGGCTAATTCTCCTCATTTAGGGAGAAGTGCATTAGATGCAGTCGAGCTGATGAATGTAGGTGTGAATTATTTACGGGAGCACGTAGTAGATGATGCGCGTATTCACTATGCAGTAACAAATACAGGCGGGATTTCACCAAACGTCGTACAGTCTCATGCAGAAGTATTGTATCTTGTTCGGGCTGCAAAAGTAGAACAAGCAGAAAATATTTACCAGCGCGTACACAGAATTGCTCAGGGTGCTGCACTAATGACGGATACAAAGCTCACGGTTGAATTTGATAAGGCTTGTTCGAACTATATTCCCAATCGAAATCTAGAGGAAATCATGCATAATTACTTGCGCGATATAAAGATAGAACCGCTTACGGAAGAAGAAGAAGTTTTTGCTAAAGCAATTTCAGATACGTTAACGGATGAAGAAAGAGATTTTACGGTGGACTTAATGAAGGGCTTTGGTTATGAAGGGGACGGAAGTGAGTTGGAAGGTAAATACGTATCCGATAGTGTGTCAGATTACCACGCAACAGAAGAGTTGTTGCATGGTTCTACGGATGTTGCCGATGTCAGCTGGGTTGTCCCCACTGCACAATTAACAACAGCTACATCCGTATTGGGTACACCTCTGCACACTTGGCAAATGACAACTCAAGGGCTAAGCAGTATCGCCAACAAAGGGATGCTACGTGCAGCCAGTACGATGGCGTTGACTGGTTTAGATATGTTGATTCATGAGGAAAGATTTCAAAAGGTACAAAAAGAATTTACCGCATTTAAGGAAAAAAATCCATATACCTGTCCGATTCCAACGGATGTAAAACCATCTACACTAAGCGGAAAAGCAATTTAA